A window from gamma proteobacterium SS-5 encodes these proteins:
- the ectB gene encoding diaminobutyrate--2-oxoglutarate transaminase: protein MRIFEEMESEVRGYVRSFPAIFDTAKGSFIYDDQGNRYIDLFAGAGTLNYGHNNPIISQAMIEYLQRDGIVHALDKATVAKKNFLQKFHDSILAPRNLNYKIQFTGPTGTNAVETALKLARMVKRRSNVIAFTNGYHGLTMGALAVTGNDFYRDESYGARNNADSVPFDGYLGPEVNTIDYLRKFLTDGSSGIDLPAAIIVETVQGEGGINVASFEWLRQLADLCHEFDILLIVDDIQVGNGRTGSFFSFEEAGIKPDMVCMSKSIGGGLPMAILLMRPELDQWQPGEHTGTFRGNNLAFVASAQALTYWDNEDFADEIRYKGRIMEEELGKIVAKYPQLEMELRGRGMIWGLDIPRANFAGEVSREAFANYLIIELAGADDNVVKFLPALTIEEEVLREGMGIIDKVIGELVESKSHSFQEAL from the coding sequence ATGCGCATTTTTGAAGAAATGGAATCCGAGGTCCGTGGTTATGTACGCTCCTTTCCGGCCATTTTCGACACGGCCAAGGGATCCTTTATCTACGACGATCAGGGTAACCGCTACATCGACCTCTTTGCCGGTGCCGGCACCCTCAACTACGGCCACAACAACCCCATCATCAGCCAGGCGATGATCGAATACCTGCAACGGGATGGCATTGTCCATGCCCTGGACAAGGCCACGGTGGCCAAAAAGAACTTCCTGCAGAAGTTCCATGACAGCATCCTCGCCCCGCGCAATCTCAACTACAAGATCCAATTTACCGGTCCCACCGGTACCAATGCGGTGGAGACGGCCCTGAAGCTGGCGCGCATGGTCAAGCGCCGTTCCAATGTCATCGCCTTCACCAATGGCTATCACGGCTTGACCATGGGTGCCCTGGCGGTGACCGGCAACGACTTCTACCGGGATGAATCCTACGGTGCGCGCAACAATGCCGACTCGGTGCCCTTCGATGGCTATCTGGGGCCGGAGGTCAACACCATCGATTATCTGCGCAAGTTCCTCACCGACGGCTCCTCGGGCATAGACCTGCCGGCGGCGATCATCGTCGAGACGGTACAGGGCGAGGGCGGCATCAATGTCGCCAGTTTCGAGTGGCTGCGGCAGCTGGCCGATCTCTGCCATGAATTTGACATTTTGCTGATTGTTGACGATATTCAGGTGGGCAACGGCCGTACCGGCAGCTTCTTCAGCTTTGAAGAGGCCGGCATCAAGCCGGACATGGTGTGCATGTCCAAGTCCATCGGCGGCGGCCTGCCCATGGCGATCCTGCTGATGCGCCCGGAGCTGGACCAATGGCAGCCGGGGGAGCACACCGGCACCTTCCGTGGCAACAATCTGGCCTTTGTCGCTTCCGCTCAGGCCCTGACTTACTGGGACAACGAGGACTTCGCCGACGAGATCCGCTACAAGGGACGCATCATGGAGGAAGAGCTGGGCAAGATTGTCGCCAAGTACCCGCAGCTGGAGATGGAGCTGCGTGGTCGCGGTATGATCTGGGGTCTGGACATCCCCCGCGCCAACTTTGCCGGCGAGGTATCCCGCGAGGCCTTTGCCAATTATCTGATCATCGAGCTGGCGGGCGCGGATGATAATGTGGTCAAATTCCTGCCGGCCCTGACCATCGAGGAGGAAGTCCTGCGTGAGGGTATGGGGATCATCGACAAGGTGATCGGCGAGTTGGTGGAAAGCAAGTCCCATTCCTTTCAGGAGGCCCTCTGA
- the ectA gene encoding diaminobutyrate acetyltransferase has translation MNINTKPISYRRPALADGARVWQAIKQAGTLDLNSSYLYLLLCDQFAETCILAEMEAELVGFVTAFLRPDRPRTLFVWQVGVLPQARGRGVAKTMLQELTRRSACADLEWIEATVGPSNQASRALFAGLARDLGVELHEQPYMAQEHFPPGGGHEPEPLLRLGPLPR, from the coding sequence ATGAATATAAATACAAAACCTATCAGTTATCGCAGGCCCGCCCTGGCAGATGGTGCCCGCGTCTGGCAGGCGATCAAGCAGGCCGGTACCCTGGACCTCAACTCCAGCTATCTCTACCTGCTGCTGTGTGACCAGTTTGCCGAGACCTGCATCCTCGCCGAGATGGAGGCGGAATTGGTCGGCTTCGTCACCGCCTTTCTGCGCCCGGACCGGCCCCGGACCCTGTTCGTCTGGCAGGTGGGGGTGCTACCCCAGGCCCGTGGCCGGGGGGTGGCCAAGACCATGCTGCAAGAGCTGACGCGGCGGTCGGCCTGCGCCGATCTGGAATGGATCGAGGCCACCGTCGGTCCCTCCAATCAGGCCTCGCGGGCCCTGTTCGCCGGGTTGGCGCGGGACCTCGGGGTGGAGCTGCATGAGCAGCCCTACATGGCCCAGGAACACTTTCCGCCAGGGGGCGGGCACGAGCCCGAACCCCTGCTGCGGCTGGGGCCGCTACCCCGATAA
- a CDS encoding MarR family transcriptional regulator: protein MESTQDQVLIALRQIMRAVDLHSRQLLHSHKLTGPQALILRVIKRSGELTLGQLARKVSLSPATLSDVINRLEARGLARRVRSTQDKRQVLVSLTPTGLELLAEDVPLLQDRFVERFSCLQDWEQMLLLSSLQRIASMMDASDIDAAPVLSAGPLTAAPLYPADCQIHDQKTRVTK, encoded by the coding sequence ATGGAATCCACCCAGGACCAGGTCCTGATCGCACTGCGCCAGATCATGCGCGCGGTGGATCTCCACTCCCGCCAGCTGCTCCACAGCCACAAACTCACCGGCCCACAGGCCTTGATCCTGCGTGTTATCAAGCGGTCGGGCGAACTCACCCTGGGCCAGTTGGCGCGCAAGGTTAGCCTGAGCCCCGCTACCCTGAGCGATGTCATCAATCGCCTTGAGGCCAGAGGCCTGGCGCGTCGGGTCCGTTCCACCCAGGACAAGCGCCAGGTGCTGGTCAGTCTGACCCCGACCGGCCTGGAGTTGCTGGCCGAGGACGTGCCCCTGCTGCAGGACCGCTTTGTCGAACGCTTTTCCTGCCTGCAAGACTGGGAGCAGATGCTATTGTTGTCCTCCCTGCAGCGCATCGCCAGCATGATGGACGCCAGCGATATCGACGCCGCTCCGGTATTGAGCGCAGGCCCCCTGACCGCAGCCCCGCTTTACCCTGCTGATTGTCAGATCCATGACCAAAAAACGAGGGTAACCAAATGA
- a CDS encoding ParA family protein, whose product MKVWAVANQKGGVAKTTTTVALGGLLAGWGFRVLLVDMDPHGSMTSYFRYDPDNIDTSVYNLFQANAEKQPLRVESLICDTGTEGLSLLPASLGQATLDRQAGKLNGMGLILKGGLKQLEDEYDYVLIDCPPLLGVLLINALAACDQLIIPVQTEFLALKGLDRMTHTLKMVLKARHRPLPYLVVPSMYDQRTRAAQDSLKVLRQNYAEHLWPGVIPVDTKLRDASKSGLTPAEFAPRSRAVIAYGALLEYLLRHTGQELASAEQDT is encoded by the coding sequence ATGAAGGTCTGGGCGGTGGCCAATCAGAAGGGTGGGGTGGCCAAGACCACCACCACCGTCGCCCTGGGTGGGTTGCTGGCGGGCTGGGGCTTTCGCGTATTGCTGGTGGATATGGACCCGCACGGCTCCATGACCAGCTATTTCCGCTACGACCCGGACAACATCGACACCAGCGTCTATAACCTGTTCCAGGCCAATGCCGAGAAGCAGCCGCTCAGGGTGGAAAGCCTGATCTGCGACACCGGCACCGAGGGTCTGTCCCTGCTGCCCGCCTCCCTGGGTCAGGCGACCCTGGACCGCCAGGCCGGCAAGCTCAACGGCATGGGCCTGATCCTCAAGGGCGGGCTGAAACAGCTGGAGGATGAATACGACTATGTACTGATCGACTGCCCGCCCCTGCTCGGGGTGCTGCTGATCAATGCCCTGGCTGCCTGTGATCAGCTGATCATCCCGGTGCAGACCGAGTTTCTCGCCCTCAAGGGCCTCGATCGCATGACCCATACCCTGAAGATGGTGCTCAAGGCGCGTCATCGGCCACTGCCCTATCTGGTGGTGCCGAGCATGTATGACCAGCGCACCCGCGCCGCCCAGGACAGCCTCAAGGTATTGCGTCAAAATTACGCCGAACACCTCTGGCCCGGCGTCATCCCGGTGGATACCAAGCTGCGCGATGCCAGCAAATCGGGCCTGACTCCGGCCGAGTTCGCGCCTCGCTCCCGTGCCGTCATCGCCTACGGTGCCCTGCTGGAGTATCTGCTCAGACACACGGGTCAGGAGCTGGCCAGCGCCGAGCAAGATACTTAG
- a CDS encoding chemotaxis response regulator protein-glutamate methylesterase — MAGRLRVLVVDDSAFFIKRINEALAADARLEVVGCARDGIEAVEQARLLKPDAITMDIEMPKMNGIEAVRRIMANRPTPILMFSALTYEGAKATLEALDAGAVDFLPKQLNYVANDPRGCELCKRIVAISQRAPGGARPAELARPTPAPVKPEPVRPAAGNRAEQILLIGASTGGPIALQNILSLLPANFAVPTVVAIHMPANFTQAFADRLNGLCQIQVRQAADGDTPRAGSVLIAPGGMQLLLDGRPGQGRVQIRESASGQIFRPSVDVLFGSAARVYGNKALGLVLTGMGSDGLQGARLLKQAGSGLWSQDAASCVVYGMPQAVESAGLSDRVLPLKDIAKALTQRFA; from the coding sequence ATGGCCGGCAGACTTCGTGTTCTCGTGGTGGATGATTCCGCCTTTTTCATCAAACGCATCAATGAGGCCCTGGCCGCCGATGCCCGCCTGGAGGTGGTGGGCTGCGCGCGGGATGGCATAGAGGCGGTGGAACAGGCGCGCCTGCTCAAACCCGATGCCATCACCATGGATATAGAGATGCCGAAGATGAACGGCATCGAGGCGGTACGGCGCATCATGGCCAATCGGCCAACCCCCATACTCATGTTCTCCGCCCTGACCTACGAGGGGGCCAAGGCGACACTGGAGGCCCTCGACGCCGGGGCGGTGGATTTTCTGCCCAAGCAGCTGAATTATGTCGCCAACGACCCCAGGGGTTGCGAGCTGTGCAAACGCATTGTCGCCATCAGTCAGCGCGCCCCAGGGGGGGCGCGCCCGGCCGAATTGGCCCGGCCGACCCCGGCCCCGGTCAAGCCCGAGCCGGTGCGGCCGGCGGCGGGCAACCGCGCCGAACAGATCCTGCTGATCGGTGCCTCCACCGGCGGACCCATCGCCCTGCAGAATATCCTCAGCCTGCTGCCGGCCAACTTTGCCGTGCCCACGGTGGTGGCCATCCACATGCCGGCCAACTTTACCCAGGCCTTTGCCGACCGGCTCAACGGCCTGTGCCAGATCCAGGTCAGACAGGCGGCGGATGGCGATACCCCCAGGGCCGGCAGCGTACTCATTGCCCCAGGTGGCATGCAATTACTGCTCGATGGCCGCCCCGGCCAGGGCCGGGTACAGATCCGGGAGAGCGCCAGCGGCCAGATCTTCCGCCCCAGCGTGGACGTGCTGTTTGGCTCGGCGGCGCGGGTCTATGGCAACAAGGCCCTGGGCCTGGTGCTCACCGGCATGGGGTCCGATGGCCTGCAAGGGGCGCGCCTGTTGAAGCAGGCCGGCTCCGGGCTGTGGTCGCAAGATGCCGCCAGTTGCGTGGTCTATGGCATGCCCCAGGCAGTGGAGAGCGCCGGTCTGTCGGATCGGGTGCTGCCGCTGAAGGATATCGCCAAGGCCCTGACCCAGCGTTTTGCCTGA
- a CDS encoding chemotaxis protein CheA, which yields MSLDTDDEILQDFLVEAGEILEQLNEQVVDLEQRPDDYDLLNAVFRGFHTIKGGAGFLNIHPLVEVTHRAEDVFNILRQGQRRITADLMDPLMEVLDVVNGMFELVRQGEMPEHASPELLQSLTALTRPEEVAQARPEEAAAEQAAEPQAEPAPSPEASTETSTGTAADPAADMIDEMIGSEEPAPAAADSDEISEDEFEALLDQLHGEGRFDPNALNEAADSEAPASDQSAQPGATSPAGADSEDITEDEFEALLDQLHGQGQFKPEVAVSGAQPAQPEPIQQEPTQSEPVQPEAATSAGDDEISEDEFEALLDELHGKGQFGAGLEAESAAADTAPVAAPSQPEPKAEATPKPEPKPKPEPKPEPKPEPKPQAKAEPAQPARQAKPAPAVGNAKHSPAASGETTVRVDTARLDEIMNMVGELVLVRNRLQTLKASIQDEDMVHAVANLDVVTSDLQLSVMKTRMQPIKKVFGRFPRVVRDLARSLKKEIELTLVGEETDLDKNLVEALADPLVHLVRNAVDHGIEMPDEREQLGKPRKGEVVLSAAQEGDHIILSIRDDGKGMNAEVLRRKAVEKGLMDEESAARLDDRDCFNLIFAPGFSTKTEISDVSGRGVGMDVVKTRIAQMNGQVEIDSAEGKGSTITIKLPLTLAILPTLMVVLGEQPFALPLSSVVEIFNLDMGQRNVVDGRQTIMVRNRALPLFFLREWLIQNQAFDCGDYAGGSGHVVVVNMGGIQVGLVVDHLIGQEEVVIKPLGQMLQGIDGLAGATITGDGKIALILDVPGLMRKYAQRF from the coding sequence ATGAGTCTGGATACTGACGACGAAATCTTGCAGGACTTCCTGGTCGAAGCGGGGGAGATTCTCGAACAGCTCAACGAGCAGGTTGTGGATCTGGAGCAGCGGCCGGACGACTACGACCTGCTCAATGCGGTCTTCCGTGGATTTCATACCATCAAGGGTGGTGCCGGGTTTCTCAATATCCACCCCCTGGTGGAGGTGACCCACCGCGCCGAGGATGTGTTCAACATACTGCGCCAGGGACAGCGCCGCATCACCGCCGACCTGATGGACCCGCTGATGGAGGTGCTCGACGTGGTCAATGGCATGTTCGAACTGGTGCGCCAGGGCGAGATGCCGGAACACGCCAGCCCCGAGCTGTTGCAGAGCCTGACCGCCCTGACCCGGCCGGAGGAGGTGGCGCAGGCGCGGCCCGAGGAAGCGGCAGCCGAGCAGGCGGCAGAACCCCAGGCGGAACCGGCCCCAAGCCCTGAGGCCAGCACTGAGACCAGCACTGGGACCGCTGCCGACCCGGCCGCCGACATGATCGATGAGATGATCGGCAGCGAGGAACCGGCCCCGGCCGCCGCCGATTCCGATGAGATATCCGAGGACGAATTCGAGGCCCTGCTCGATCAGCTGCACGGCGAGGGCAGGTTCGACCCCAATGCCCTGAATGAGGCGGCGGACAGCGAGGCCCCGGCCAGCGATCAGTCTGCCCAGCCAGGGGCCACCAGCCCCGCCGGGGCGGACTCGGAAGACATCACCGAGGATGAATTCGAGGCCTTGCTCGACCAGTTGCATGGTCAGGGGCAGTTCAAGCCCGAGGTGGCGGTCAGCGGGGCGCAACCGGCCCAGCCAGAACCCATACAGCAAGAACCCACCCAATCCGAGCCGGTCCAGCCGGAAGCGGCCACCTCCGCTGGCGATGATGAGATCAGTGAAGATGAGTTCGAGGCCCTGCTCGATGAGCTGCACGGCAAGGGTCAATTCGGTGCCGGCCTGGAGGCGGAGTCGGCAGCCGCCGACACCGCCCCGGTGGCTGCGCCTTCTCAGCCCGAGCCCAAGGCCGAAGCTACGCCCAAACCCGAACCCAAACCCAAGCCTGAACCCAAGCCTGAACCCAAGCCTGAACCCAAACCCCAGGCCAAGGCCGAACCCGCCCAGCCCGCCCGGCAGGCCAAGCCGGCCCCGGCGGTCGGCAATGCCAAGCACAGCCCGGCCGCCAGCGGCGAGACCACGGTGCGGGTGGACACCGCGCGCCTGGACGAGATCATGAACATGGTCGGCGAGCTGGTGCTGGTGCGCAACCGCCTGCAGACCCTCAAGGCCAGTATTCAGGACGAGGACATGGTGCATGCGGTGGCCAACCTGGACGTGGTCACCTCGGACCTGCAACTGTCGGTGATGAAGACCCGCATGCAGCCGATCAAGAAGGTCTTCGGCCGCTTCCCCCGGGTGGTGCGCGACCTGGCCCGCAGCCTGAAGAAAGAGATTGAACTGACCCTGGTGGGGGAGGAGACCGACCTGGACAAAAACCTGGTGGAGGCCCTGGCCGATCCCCTGGTACACCTGGTGCGCAACGCCGTGGATCACGGCATCGAGATGCCCGACGAGCGCGAACAACTGGGCAAGCCGCGCAAGGGCGAGGTGGTGCTCTCGGCGGCGCAGGAGGGCGACCATATCATTCTTTCCATCCGCGACGACGGCAAGGGCATGAATGCCGAAGTCCTGCGGCGCAAGGCGGTGGAGAAGGGGCTGATGGACGAGGAGTCCGCCGCCCGCCTGGATGACAGGGACTGCTTCAACCTGATCTTCGCCCCCGGCTTTTCCACCAAGACCGAGATCTCCGATGTCTCCGGCCGAGGCGTCGGCATGGACGTGGTCAAGACCCGTATCGCCCAGATGAACGGCCAGGTGGAGATCGACTCGGCAGAGGGCAAGGGCTCCACCATCACCATCAAGCTGCCCCTGACCCTGGCCATACTGCCCACCCTGATGGTGGTGCTGGGGGAACAGCCCTTCGCCCTGCCCCTGTCCAGCGTGGTGGAGATCTTTAACCTGGACATGGGCCAGCGCAACGTGGTCGATGGACGGCAGACCATTATGGTGCGCAACCGCGCCCTGCCGCTGTTCTTCCTGCGCGAGTGGCTGATCCAGAATCAGGCCTTTGACTGCGGTGATTACGCCGGCGGTTCGGGCCATGTGGTGGTGGTCAACATGGGGGGCATCCAGGTGGGGCTGGTGGTGGATCACCTGATCGGTCAGGAAGAGGTGGTGATCAAGCCCCTGGGTCAGATGCTGCAAGGCATAGACGGTCTGGCCGGGGCCACCATCACCGGCGACGGCAAGATTGCCCTGATCCTCGACGTGCCTGGGCTGATGCGCAAATACGCGCAGCGGTTTTAG
- the cheY gene encoding chemotaxis response regulator CheY, which translates to MDKNMKILVVDDFSTMRRIIKNLLRDLGFTNVHEADDGTTALPMLKSGHFDFLVSDWNMPGMTGIDLLKAVRADPELKTLPVLMVTAESKREQIIEAAQAGVNGYVVKPFTAVTLKEKIEKIFERIKS; encoded by the coding sequence TTGGATAAAAACATGAAGATTCTGGTGGTGGATGACTTCTCCACCATGCGCCGAATCATCAAGAACCTGCTGCGTGATCTGGGCTTCACCAATGTTCACGAGGCGGATGACGGCACCACGGCGTTGCCCATGCTCAAGTCCGGGCACTTTGATTTTCTGGTCAGCGACTGGAACATGCCGGGCATGACCGGCATCGACCTGCTCAAGGCGGTGCGTGCCGACCCGGAACTCAAGACCCTGCCGGTACTCATGGTCACCGCTGAATCCAAGCGTGAGCAGATCATCGAGGCGGCCCAGGCCGGGGTCAATGGCTATGTGGTCAAGCCCTTCACCGCGGTCACCCTGAAAGAGAAGATCGAGAAGATCTTTGAGCGCATCAAAAGCTGA
- a CDS encoding RNA polymerase sigma factor FliA: protein MNGLNAYRETAAASSSEAQMLQYAPLVKRIAYHLLARLPPNVLLEDLVQVGMLGLIEAFRNYDSEQGASFETYAGIRIRGAMLDEIRRSDWTPRSVHRKSREVAEAIRRVENAKGRDAKDSEIAAELNISIDEYHQILQDSVGSRVLSIDEMETLGVTAPSSLTETRAGPGDGLEREGFKRALAQAITQLPEREKLVIALYYDDELNLREIGEVIGVTESRVCQIHSQATSRLRAKLADWLGDSGSAQLYAQAT from the coding sequence ATGAACGGCCTCAATGCATATCGGGAGACGGCGGCGGCCTCCTCCTCAGAGGCGCAGATGCTGCAATACGCACCCCTGGTGAAACGTATCGCCTATCATCTTCTGGCCCGGCTGCCGCCCAACGTGCTGCTGGAGGACCTGGTGCAGGTGGGCATGCTGGGCCTGATCGAGGCCTTTCGCAACTACGACTCCGAGCAGGGTGCCAGCTTTGAGACCTATGCCGGCATCCGCATCCGCGGGGCCATGCTCGACGAGATCCGGCGCAGCGATTGGACGCCGCGCTCGGTGCATCGCAAGTCGCGCGAGGTGGCCGAGGCCATCCGCCGGGTGGAAAACGCCAAGGGGCGCGATGCCAAGGACAGCGAGATCGCCGCCGAGCTGAATATCAGCATCGACGAATACCACCAGATTCTGCAAGATAGCGTCGGCTCCCGGGTGCTCAGCATCGACGAGATGGAGACCCTGGGCGTCACCGCCCCGAGCAGTCTGACCGAGACCCGGGCCGGTCCCGGCGACGGCCTGGAACGGGAGGGCTTCAAGCGGGCGCTGGCCCAGGCCATCACCCAGCTGCCGGAACGGGAGAAGCTGGTGATCGCCCTGTATTACGACGATGAATTGAATCTGCGTGAAATTGGCGAGGTGATCGGGGTGACCGAATCGCGGGTCTGTCAGATCCACAGTCAGGCCACATCGAGGTTGAGGGCCAAATTGGCCGATTGGTTGGGTGATAGCGGCAGTGCGCAACTCTACGCGCAGGCCACATGA
- a CDS encoding MinD/ParA family protein has translation MMNPQPVRVLAVTGGKGGVGKTNIAVNLGVALSEAGRRVVLLDADLGLANIDVVLGLHPKYDLSHVLRGERDLEEVIVEGPSGLRVVPGASGIQAMAELSTAEHAGIIHAFSELGGDLDTLIVDTAAGISDTVISFSRAAQEILVVVCDEPASITDAYALMKLLNRDYGVERFRILTNMTRGPQEGQELFSKLFRVTDRYLDVMLVHAGSIPYDDALRKAVKSQRPVVNAAPRSRAAQAFKALARKVDNWPLPNGANGQLQFFVERLIQFTGQEMG, from the coding sequence ATGATGAATCCACAACCAGTCCGGGTACTGGCCGTTACCGGAGGCAAGGGCGGTGTCGGCAAGACCAATATCGCTGTCAACTTGGGGGTGGCCTTGTCCGAAGCCGGTCGCCGCGTGGTGCTGCTCGATGCCGACCTGGGGCTGGCCAACATCGATGTGGTGCTGGGGCTGCATCCCAAATATGATCTCTCCCACGTCCTGCGCGGCGAGCGCGACCTGGAGGAGGTGATCGTCGAAGGCCCATCCGGGCTGCGCGTGGTGCCCGGTGCCTCGGGGATTCAGGCCATGGCCGAGTTGAGCACCGCCGAGCACGCCGGCATCATCCATGCCTTCAGCGAGCTGGGCGGGGACCTGGATACCCTGATCGTGGATACCGCAGCGGGCATTTCGGATACGGTCATCAGCTTCAGCCGCGCGGCCCAGGAGATCCTGGTGGTGGTGTGCGACGAGCCGGCCTCGATCACCGATGCCTACGCCCTGATGAAGCTGCTCAACCGGGACTACGGGGTGGAGCGTTTTCGCATCCTCACCAACATGACGCGCGGGCCGCAGGAGGGTCAGGAGCTGTTCAGCAAGCTGTTTCGCGTCACCGACCGTTACCTGGACGTGATGCTGGTACATGCCGGCAGCATTCCCTACGATGATGCCCTGCGCAAGGCGGTCAAGTCACAGCGGCCGGTGGTCAACGCCGCGCCGCGCAGCCGCGCCGCGCAGGCCTTCAAGGCCCTGGCGCGCAAGGTGGATAACTGGCCCCTGCCCAACGGCGCCAATGGCCAGCTACAGTTTTTTGTGGAACGATTGATTCAATTTACCGGACAGGAGATGGGCTGA
- the flhF gene encoding flagellar biosynthesis protein FlhF: protein MNIKRFQAADMRQALQQVREELGPDAVILSNRKGPEGIEIVAAVDFDESAFDPAEGPDEADNAPQARFASDFPTDQAQAPARPQVSAQHQAQQQHQAQAQGANARSAIPRPASDGYRRPAAQAARLASVNSPRPAPSRPAKAQAQSRLQAQAQPTYQRPVSRPSAGSSAPVSQINVKQPLSAGPSGGLDGQTDDLANNPILLEMRREMENMRRMMRNEFSLLGWDEMGRKQPEAQELFRRLMSLDLSADLCHGLARKVEGVEELEKSWRKALAILAASLPVFQGNLIDEGGVVALVGPTGVGKTTTIAKLAARFCLRHGNRHLGLISADGYRLGGQDQLIQYARLLDVPVRSAATVKDLEIAVNAFADKRLILVDTTGMGQRDARLQEQLSLLGSERRPVRSFLTLSSSTQQAALEQAILAFKAVRPEACVITKVDEAASLGGVFSALIRQGLPLAFITDGQKVPEDLHLPRTQALVNRAVNMSQQYAIGQSDQFVALSLAGGQADARV from the coding sequence ATGAACATCAAACGTTTTCAAGCAGCGGATATGCGCCAGGCACTGCAGCAGGTTCGGGAAGAGTTGGGCCCGGACGCAGTGATTCTCTCCAACCGCAAGGGCCCGGAGGGCATAGAGATCGTCGCCGCAGTGGATTTTGACGAGAGCGCCTTTGATCCGGCAGAGGGGCCGGACGAGGCGGACAACGCGCCCCAGGCCCGCTTTGCGAGCGACTTCCCGACCGATCAGGCCCAGGCCCCGGCGCGACCCCAGGTTTCGGCCCAGCACCAGGCCCAGCAACAACACCAGGCCCAGGCCCAGGGCGCAAACGCCCGCTCGGCAATCCCCCGGCCCGCAAGCGATGGCTATCGGCGGCCAGCGGCCCAGGCGGCGCGGTTGGCCTCGGTCAACAGCCCCAGACCGGCCCCGAGCCGTCCGGCCAAGGCCCAGGCGCAGTCTCGGCTCCAGGCCCAGGCCCAGCCCACCTATCAACGGCCCGTATCCAGACCAAGTGCCGGTTCTTCGGCACCGGTAAGTCAAATAAACGTCAAGCAGCCGTTGTCCGCCGGCCCCAGCGGTGGCCTGGATGGACAAACGGACGATCTGGCGAACAACCCCATCCTGCTGGAGATGCGGCGCGAGATGGAAAACATGCGGCGCATGATGCGCAACGAATTCTCCCTGCTCGGCTGGGACGAGATGGGGCGCAAGCAGCCCGAGGCGCAGGAGCTGTTTCGGCGGCTGATGTCGCTGGATCTCAGCGCCGACCTGTGCCACGGCCTGGCGCGCAAGGTGGAAGGGGTCGAAGAGCTGGAGAAATCCTGGCGCAAGGCCCTGGCCATACTCGCCGCCAGCCTGCCGGTATTCCAGGGTAATCTGATCGACGAGGGCGGTGTGGTGGCCCTGGTCGGCCCCACCGGGGTGGGCAAGACCACCACCATCGCCAAGCTGGCGGCGCGCTTTTGTCTGCGTCACGGCAATCGTCACCTGGGTCTGATCAGCGCCGACGGCTATCGGCTGGGCGGTCAGGATCAGCTGATCCAATACGCCCGCCTGCTGGACGTGCCGGTGCGCTCGGCCGCCACGGTCAAGGACCTGGAGATCGCCGTCAACGCCTTTGCTGACAAGCGCCTGATCCTGGTGGACACCACCGGCATGGGCCAGCGCGACGCCCGCCTGCAGGAACAACTGTCCCTGCTCGGCAGCGAGCGGCGGCCGGTGCGCAGCTTTCTCACCCTCTCCTCCAGCACCCAGCAGGCGGCGCTGGAGCAGGCCATCCTGGCCTTCAAGGCGGTCCGGCCGGAGGCCTGCGTCATCACCAAGGTGGATGAGGCGGCCTCTCTGGGCGGCGTCTTCTCCGCCCTGATCCGCCAGGGCCTGCCCCTGGCCTTTATTACCGATGGCCAGAAGGTGCCTGAGGACCTGCATCTGCCGCGTACCCAGGCGCTGGTCAACCGGGCGGTGAATATGAGCCAACAATACGCAATAGGACAGAGTGATCAGTTCGTGGCGCTCTCCCTGGCAGGGGGGCAAGCCGATGCTCGCGTCTGA